Proteins encoded in a region of the Zea mays cultivar B73 chromosome 4, Zm-B73-REFERENCE-NAM-5.0, whole genome shotgun sequence genome:
- the LOC100281675 gene encoding GTP-binding protein hflX precursor, whose product MSAAACLFAAAVSLSFPSTSAPSSARRRRLRSPTTLLRCSPTRRRGPVRRTLDERLLEAAPAETEDVQTAVDVEDGGGIAEGDEVGTEEMEELEQRPPTRAFVKSRRQRQEEEEAAAGQDRFKLINGKEIFQEKAYLVGVECKRTGGNLFGIEESLKELEQLADTAGLLVVGSTYQKLSTPNPRTYIGSGKVSEIRTAIQALDVETVILDDELSPGQLRNLEKSFGGSVRVCDRTALILDIFNQRAATHEASLQVTLAQMEYQLPRLTKMWSHLERQAGGQVKGMGEKQIEVDKRILRTQISALRKELESVRKHRKLYRNRRQSVPIPVVSLVGYTNAGKSTLLNRLTGADVLAEDKLFATLDPTTRRVLMKNGTEFLLTDTVGFIQKLPTMLVAAFRATLEEISESSVIVHLVDISHPLAQQQIDAVERVLKELDVESIPKLVVWNKIDNTDEPLSVKEEAQKQGIICISAMNGDGLEDLCNAVQAKLKDSMVPIEAFVPYDKGDLLNDIHKVGMVEKMEYKESGTFVKAHVPLPLARLLTPLRQQVAATV is encoded by the exons ATGAGCGCCGCCGCCTGCCTGTTCGCTGCCGCCGTCTCCCTATCATTCCCGTCGACCTCCGCACCCTCTTCCGCAAGACGCCGCCGCCTCCGGAGCCCCACCACCCTCCTCCGCTGCTCCCCGACTCGCCGCCGTGGGCCGGTCCGGCGGACACTCGACGAGCGGctgctcgaggccgcgccggcgGAGACCGAAGACGTCCAAACCGCTGTTGATGTAGAGGATGGAGGAGGGATCGCTGAGGGCGATGAAGTGGGAACAGAGGAGATGGAGGAGCTGGAGCAGCGACCGCCGACGAGGGCTTTCGTGAAGAGCAGGCGGCAGCGGCAGGAAGAGGAGGAAGCCGCGGCGGGGCAAGACCGGTTCAAGCTCATCAATGGCAAAGAG ATATTTCAAGAGAAGGCTTATCTGGTTGGTGTTGAGTGCAAACGGACAGGAGGGAACCTGTTCGGCATAGAGGAGTCCCTTAAGGAGCTGGAGCAGTTGGCTGATACGGCGGGCCTTCTGGTAGTCGGCTCAACCTATCAGAA GCTTTCTACCCCAAATCCAAGGACTTACATTGGTTCAGGAAAGGTTTCTGAAATCAGGACTGCAATCCAAGCACTTGATGTTGAGACTGTAATTTTAGACGATGAGTTATCCCCTGG ACAACTACGTAACTTGGAAAAGTCATTTGGTGGGAGTGTCCGAGTCTGTGATCGAACTGCTCTTATTCTTGATATTTTTAATCAAAGGGCAGCAACACATGAAGCTTCTTTACAG GTTACTTTGGCACAGATGGAATATCAACTTCCTAGGTTGACGAAAATGTGGAGTCACCTGGAACGGCAGGCTGGAGGTCAAGTTAAGGGTATGGGTGAGAAGCAAATTGAAGTTGACAAGCGCATCTTGAGAACTCAA ATAAGTGCCTTGAGGAAAGAATTGGAATCTGTACGGAAACACCGAAAGTTGTACCGCAACCGTCGCCAATCAGTTCCTATTCCTGTTGTTTCTCTG GTAGGATATACAAATGCTGGAAAAAGTACACTCCTGAACCGCTTAACTGGAGCTGATGTGCTTGCAGAGGATAAGTTATTTGCCACATTAGATCCAACTACTAGAAGGGTTTTG ATGAAGAATGGGACTGAGTTCCTTCTAACTGATACCGTCGGATTCATTCAGAAATTACCCACTATGCTG GTAGCAGCATTTAGAGCAACACTAGAAGAGATATCGGAATCATCAGTTATAGTTCATCTTGTGGACATTAG CCATCCTTTAGCTCAACAACAGATAGATGCTGTTGAAAGAGTACTGAAGGAGTTGGATGTCGAGTCAATCCCCAAATTAGTCGTGTGGAATAAG ATTGACAATACGGATGAACCATTGAGTGTAAAAGAGGAGGCTCAGAAACAAGGAATAATCTGCATATCAGCGATGAATGGTGATGGTTTGGAAGATTTATGTAATGCAGTTCAAGCAAAGTTGAAA GACTCGATGGTTCCTATAGAAGCTTTTGTCCCATATGACAAAGGAGATCTCCTGAATGACATACATAAGGTTGGAATGGTTGAAAAAATG GAGTACAAGGAAAGTGGGACATTTGTAAAAGCTCATGTGCCTCTACCTCTGGCAAGGCTTCTCACACCTCTACGGCAGCAGGTGGCAGCCACTGTGTGA